A region of Sphingomonas crusticola DNA encodes the following proteins:
- a CDS encoding SDR family oxidoreductase, producing the protein MRVFLTGATGFIGSHILPQLLDAGHKVLGLTRSDEGARALEEAGAQTHLGTLEDLDSLRRGAAQADAVMHTAFDHDFSRFAENCEKDRRVIEAIGAVLAGSARPFIITSGVGLGSVGAGQLAIEQAVDWHHPNPRVASEQAGAAALEKGASVAVVRLPQVHDTKKQGLITPFIELSRAKRMSAYIGEGANRFAAAHVTDVARLYRLALEHHEPGARYHAVAEEGVPLRQIAEAVGAGLEVPVVSLSSEQAADHFGWLAMFAGLDLAASSSWTRERLGWQPTGPGLIADLERMDYRIADAG; encoded by the coding sequence ATGCGCGTCTTTCTTACCGGAGCAACCGGCTTCATCGGCTCTCATATTCTGCCGCAACTGCTCGATGCCGGCCACAAGGTGCTTGGATTGACGCGCTCCGATGAGGGCGCCCGCGCACTGGAGGAGGCCGGAGCTCAAACGCATCTCGGTACTCTCGAAGATCTCGACAGCCTAAGGCGCGGGGCGGCACAAGCGGACGCCGTGATGCATACCGCTTTTGATCACGATTTTTCGCGTTTCGCCGAGAATTGCGAGAAGGATCGCCGCGTGATCGAAGCCATCGGCGCGGTGCTTGCGGGCTCGGCGCGCCCGTTCATCATCACGTCCGGCGTGGGGCTGGGCAGCGTTGGCGCCGGGCAATTGGCGATCGAGCAGGCGGTCGACTGGCATCATCCCAATCCGCGCGTCGCATCAGAGCAGGCGGGCGCGGCTGCGCTGGAAAAAGGTGCTTCGGTAGCCGTCGTGCGCCTCCCGCAGGTGCATGATACGAAGAAGCAGGGCCTCATCACGCCATTTATCGAGCTGAGCCGGGCTAAGCGTATGTCGGCTTATATCGGCGAGGGTGCCAACCGCTTTGCGGCAGCACACGTTACGGACGTAGCCCGGCTCTATCGGCTGGCGTTAGAGCATCACGAGCCCGGTGCCCGTTATCATGCGGTCGCGGAAGAAGGCGTGCCGCTACGGCAAATCGCGGAGGCGGTGGGCGCCGGGCTCGAAGTGCCGGTGGTGTCCTTGTCGTCCGAGCAGGCCGCCGATCATTTCGGCTGGCTCGCAATGTTCGCCGGTCTCGATCTTGCCGCGTCGAGTAGCTGGACGCGCGAGCGGCTGGGATGGCAACCGACGGGCCCGGGGCTCATCGCTGACCTCGAGCGCATGGACTATCGCATCGCCGACGCTGGTTAA
- a CDS encoding four-helix bundle copper-binding protein: MSIRKMIASHPSAGGHINEPLAEAAKHAMYCAVIATACADACSAEEMDMRQCIRVCMDTADACTATSRMAVRRTGNNDAGLGAMLRTCIDICTWCAEECDKHDHDHCKRCAQMCRECVEDCRRALATLGN, encoded by the coding sequence ATGTCCATCCGCAAGATGATCGCGTCGCACCCGTCGGCGGGCGGCCATATCAACGAGCCCCTCGCTGAAGCCGCCAAACACGCCATGTATTGCGCCGTGATCGCCACCGCCTGCGCCGACGCCTGCTCGGCGGAAGAGATGGACATGCGCCAGTGCATTCGGGTGTGCATGGATACGGCCGACGCCTGTACGGCGACATCGCGCATGGCAGTGCGGCGGACTGGAAATAATGATGCCGGGCTGGGGGCGATGCTGCGCACCTGTATCGACATCTGCACCTGGTGCGCGGAGGAGTGCGACAAGCACGACCACGACCATTGCAAGCGCTGCGCGCAAATGTGCCGCGAATGCGTCGAAGATTGCCGCCGCGCGCTCGCGACACTAGGAAATTAA
- the rmuC gene encoding DNA recombination protein RmuC codes for MGLALAIGLLALLAGLAVGWFARASAAAKTEAQAAEVPQLRIQLGEVTATRDAALRDLAVERAAMGERAQAFEARLTELREAKEALSAQFSEVGAKLLGDAQRQFLERADQRFAQAGEKTDAQLKALLTPVETTLKRYEEGLAKVEKERVGSYEALKEAAIGLAQGNDIVRKETARLTNVLRSSPKHRGRWGEQQLRTILESAGLAENVDFELEATVSDGERQLRPDCVIKLPGGRCIVIDVKCPLTAFEQAFDEEDEARRGELLLAHATAMRSYATDLGRKSYWKQFDLSPDFVIMFIPGEHFLSAAAERAPELIEQAFRGGVIIASTINMLALAKVMAGMWRQEGLAKQAEEVGRLGKELYARLQTMGRHVDRLGRNLNQATGAYNDFVGSLESQVMTQAKRFEALSVETGGKPIEPLTMIDTAVRPLAKLSTGALPDYPAEAAE; via the coding sequence ATGGGCTTGGCGCTGGCAATCGGACTATTGGCATTGCTCGCCGGCTTGGCGGTCGGCTGGTTCGCGCGTGCGAGCGCCGCCGCCAAGACCGAAGCGCAGGCGGCCGAAGTGCCGCAGCTGCGCATTCAGCTCGGCGAAGTCACTGCAACCCGCGACGCGGCTTTGCGCGATCTGGCGGTCGAACGCGCCGCCATGGGCGAGCGCGCGCAGGCGTTCGAGGCACGACTGACCGAGTTGCGCGAAGCCAAAGAGGCGCTGTCGGCGCAGTTCAGCGAAGTCGGCGCCAAATTGCTCGGCGATGCGCAGCGCCAGTTCCTCGAGCGCGCCGACCAGCGGTTTGCGCAGGCCGGTGAGAAGACCGACGCACAGCTGAAGGCATTGCTGACACCGGTCGAGACAACGCTTAAACGCTATGAGGAAGGGCTGGCCAAGGTCGAGAAGGAACGCGTCGGCAGTTACGAAGCGCTCAAAGAAGCTGCGATAGGTCTCGCCCAAGGCAACGATATCGTTCGTAAAGAGACGGCGCGGCTTACCAATGTGCTGCGCTCCAGCCCAAAGCATCGCGGTCGTTGGGGCGAGCAGCAATTGCGCACCATCCTTGAATCCGCGGGGTTGGCGGAGAATGTCGATTTTGAGCTGGAGGCCACGGTTTCCGACGGCGAGCGCCAACTACGGCCCGATTGCGTGATCAAGCTGCCAGGCGGACGCTGCATCGTCATCGACGTCAAATGCCCGCTGACCGCTTTCGAGCAGGCCTTCGACGAGGAAGATGAGGCACGGCGCGGGGAGCTGCTGCTCGCACATGCAACCGCGATGCGCTCCTATGCCACTGACCTTGGTCGCAAATCTTACTGGAAGCAGTTTGATCTTTCGCCTGATTTTGTCATCATGTTCATCCCCGGCGAGCATTTCCTGTCGGCAGCCGCAGAGCGCGCCCCGGAACTGATCGAGCAGGCCTTTCGCGGCGGCGTGATCATCGCCTCCACCATTAACATGCTCGCGCTCGCCAAGGTGATGGCGGGAATGTGGCGGCAAGAGGGGCTGGCCAAGCAGGCCGAAGAAGTCGGGCGGCTCGGCAAGGAGCTCTATGCCCGGTTGCAGACTATGGGCCGGCATGTCGATCGGCTGGGCCGCAATCTCAACCAGGCGACGGGTGCCTACAATGATTTCGTCGGCAGCCTTGAGAGCCAGGTGATGACGCAGGCCAAACGGTTCGAGGCGCTGAGCGTGGAGACTGGCGGCAAGCCGATCGAGCCGCTGACTATGATCGACACCGCGGTACGCCCGCTCGCCAAGCTTTCGACCGGCGCACTTCCCGATTACCCGGCGGAGGCGGCAGAGTAA
- a CDS encoding APC family permease yields MQTAGTAPPAPHPLTRCLGVLGILFLTLSATTPASSVFIIVPGMLQTAGTGTLWAFLLAALVCIATAYVYAELSSAFPVAGGEYVMVARTLGPLPGFVILGINVFNNILFPPVVGLGVSAVLGLVIPGLPQIPTAIAVVAGSTLCGMLNIRVNAIVTGIFLAVEMVALAVLVALGLIAPARGIATMLAHPTMLAEGAMVSTSLSSIGLATTIAIFALNGYGMAVYFGEEMHDARRKIARVILISFGLSLLLELAPVIALLVGASDLRATFAADDPFGQFVAVRGGTWLSQMVAIGVVIAIVNAVIVTLLASARFFWSTGRDLVWGYRFDEYIGAVHPRWGSPWIATLIVGAVGVACCFISLKFLLILNGGGLIVTYGAISLAAIVGRRRGTTAGGAYRMPLFPLAPLFTLLALSYIIVATWQDVEEGRPGMIATAAQIVGAAAYYWLVLKRRGNWTVREPADWRS; encoded by the coding sequence GTGCAAACGGCCGGTACAGCGCCGCCGGCGCCGCATCCGCTGACACGCTGCCTAGGCGTGCTCGGCATCCTGTTCCTGACCTTGTCCGCAACGACACCAGCCTCATCGGTGTTCATAATCGTGCCGGGTATGCTGCAGACGGCGGGAACGGGGACGTTGTGGGCATTCCTGCTGGCGGCGCTGGTCTGCATCGCCACCGCTTACGTCTATGCCGAACTGTCCTCGGCTTTCCCGGTCGCGGGTGGCGAATATGTGATGGTGGCGCGCACGCTCGGGCCGCTGCCGGGCTTCGTCATCCTCGGCATCAACGTATTCAACAACATACTTTTCCCGCCAGTAGTGGGGCTGGGGGTAAGCGCGGTGCTGGGCCTGGTCATTCCGGGGCTGCCGCAGATTCCAACCGCGATCGCGGTGGTGGCGGGCTCGACGCTGTGCGGAATGCTCAACATCCGCGTGAATGCGATCGTCACCGGTATCTTCCTCGCGGTCGAAATGGTGGCCCTGGCAGTTTTGGTCGCGCTCGGGCTGATCGCGCCGGCGCGCGGCATCGCGACGATGCTGGCGCATCCAACGATGCTCGCGGAAGGCGCGATGGTGTCGACGTCGCTCTCTTCGATCGGATTGGCGACCACGATCGCGATCTTCGCGCTCAACGGTTACGGTATGGCGGTCTATTTCGGCGAGGAGATGCACGACGCCCGCCGCAAGATCGCCCGCGTGATCCTGATCTCGTTCGGCCTGTCGTTGCTGTTGGAGCTGGCGCCGGTGATCGCCCTGTTGGTGGGCGCGTCCGATCTGCGCGCGACCTTCGCGGCCGACGATCCGTTCGGCCAGTTCGTTGCGGTGCGCGGCGGCACATGGCTTTCGCAGATGGTAGCGATCGGGGTGGTGATCGCGATCGTCAATGCGGTAATCGTGACTCTGCTCGCCTCTGCGCGCTTCTTCTGGAGCACCGGGAGGGACCTCGTGTGGGGCTATCGCTTCGACGAATATATCGGCGCGGTCCATCCGCGTTGGGGCAGCCCGTGGATTGCGACCCTCATCGTCGGGGCGGTAGGCGTTGCCTGCTGCTTCATCAGCCTTAAATTCCTGTTGATCCTCAATGGCGGGGGACTGATCGTGACCTATGGCGCGATCAGCCTCGCCGCCATCGTCGGGCGCCGCCGCGGCACGACCGCCGGTGGCGCCTATCGCATGCCGCTCTTCCCGCTGGCGCCGCTCTTCACCCTGCTGGCGCTGAGCTACATAATCGTCGCGACCTGGCAGGATGTGGAGGAGGGGCGCCCGGGCATGATCGCGACCGCCGCGCAGATAGTCGGCGCGGCGGCCTATTACTGGCTGGTGCTGAAGCGGCGGGGCAACTGGACCGTGCGGGAGCCTGCGGACTGGCGGTCCTGA
- a CDS encoding O-methyltransferase, with translation MTTLTTASLTTVLDGLIDADRSWRLDIPAVDSMSPEERQRLMQSKTEYRELYSLLKDAPLAVSRETAILLYMLARSMRARNVVEFGTSFGVSTLHLAAALRDNGGGRLITSEFEPSKIASARANLTAAGLVDLVEFREGDALETLAVDLPDTVDLLLLDGAKGLYPDILELVERRLRPGALIVADNADYSPDYLAQVRAPERGYLSVPFAADVELSIRLG, from the coding sequence ATGACCACGCTCACTACCGCGTCGCTCACCACCGTGCTGGACGGCCTGATCGACGCCGATCGCTCCTGGCGGCTCGACATCCCTGCCGTCGACAGCATGTCCCCCGAGGAGCGGCAGCGGCTGATGCAGAGCAAGACCGAATATCGTGAGCTTTACAGCTTGCTTAAGGACGCGCCGCTCGCCGTATCGCGCGAGACCGCCATCCTGCTTTACATGCTGGCACGCAGCATGCGGGCTCGCAACGTCGTCGAGTTCGGGACGTCGTTCGGCGTATCGACGCTCCATCTCGCCGCCGCGCTACGCGACAATGGGGGCGGACGGCTCATCACCAGCGAATTCGAACCGTCCAAGATCGCCAGCGCGCGGGCGAACCTCACCGCCGCTGGCCTCGTCGATCTGGTGGAATTTCGCGAGGGCGACGCGCTGGAAACCCTCGCTGTCGACCTGCCCGATACGGTTGATCTCCTGCTGCTCGACGGCGCCAAGGGCCTCTATCCTGATATCCTCGAGCTCGTCGAAAGGCGGCTGCGCCCCGGGGCACTGATCGTGGCCGACAATGCCGATTATAGCCCCGACTATCTGGCGCAGGTTCGCGCGCCGGAGCGCGGCTATCTCTCGGTGCCGTTCGCGGCCGATGTCGAGCTGTCGATCCGGCTCGGTTGA
- a CDS encoding TetR family transcriptional regulator yields the protein MNEPRKSRISALKEPKQARSIELVAAILEAAVHVLEREGAQRFTTARVAEKAGVSVGSLYQYFPNKAAILFRLQSDEWRETMDMLRAILDDTGRPPLDRLRALVHAFIRSECAEAGMRTALDDAAPLYRNAPEAQAAKAGSDRIFLHFMREALPHAVDAEQELAADMIKATLSNVGANFSASPRTEAEIARYGDAMADMFCAYLRDIC from the coding sequence GTGAACGAGCCGAGAAAGTCGCGGATTTCTGCGCTTAAAGAGCCGAAGCAGGCCCGTTCGATCGAGCTTGTCGCGGCCATCTTGGAAGCGGCTGTTCATGTTTTAGAGCGCGAAGGTGCACAGCGTTTCACAACCGCGCGAGTCGCTGAGAAAGCGGGGGTCAGCGTCGGCTCACTCTATCAATATTTCCCGAACAAGGCCGCGATCCTGTTCCGGCTGCAGAGCGACGAATGGCGCGAGACGATGGACATGCTCCGCGCGATTCTCGACGATACAGGCCGCCCGCCGCTCGATCGGCTGCGGGCGCTGGTCCACGCCTTCATTCGTTCCGAATGCGCGGAAGCGGGAATGCGCACGGCGCTCGACGACGCCGCGCCGCTTTACCGCAATGCGCCCGAGGCGCAGGCCGCCAAGGCCGGGAGCGACCGCATCTTCCTGCACTTCATGCGCGAAGCGCTGCCGCACGCGGTCGACGCGGAGCAGGAGTTAGCCGCCGACATGATCAAGGCGACGCTGAGCAATGTCGGCGCAAATTTCTCGGCCTCACCGCGCACCGAGGCCGAAATTGCGCGCTATGGCGATGCCATGGCCGACATGTTCTGCGCCTATCTGCGCGACATCTGTTGA
- the putA gene encoding bifunctional proline dehydrogenase/L-glutamate gamma-semialdehyde dehydrogenase PutA, whose amino-acid sequence MIALDWDRIDDLKYQDEAEACRALLARAPLSADERRIVEREAATLVRAARASADKQGVVESFLQQFSLGTREGLALMCLAEALLRTPDAETRDRLIAEKIGSADWASHLGQSESLFVNASTWGLMLTGKLVDVDEEAKTDLGGWLKRLTARVGEPVIRQAVGAAVRMMGEQFVLGRNIEAALARAKRENYLCSFDMLGEGARTAGDAERYEKIYAQAIRAVGKARTPGTAPEDGHGVSVKLSALSPRYEAVQEARVWEELYPRIKRLALIAAHHDMNFAIDAEEADRLVLSLKLVDRLAREPELGGWTGLGVVVQAYQKRGLAVIEALKQLADASGRRIMVRLVKGAYWDSEIKKAQVAGRPGYPVFTTKSATDLSYLVCAEALIAASPALYPQFATHNAHTLAAVRLMAGRAGVRIEHQRLHGMGEALYQAAGQGNAVLRAYAPVGGHEELLPYLVRRLLENGANTSFVHALLNERVPAEDVVRDPIAAVAARPFAHPRIPLPADIYGPSRKNPLGRDYAIAATRDRAARATRAIAAETLTAGPIVGGRLLKGAGAKAMTSPVDRELLIGGISEATPVEIDTAADRAGEAQPAWDALGGAGRARVLRAMGDALEADMDRLVTLLAREGGKTLNDGVAEVREAVDFCRYYASLAEKQFVGLETLPGPVGETNQLELRGRGTFVCISPWNFPLAIFTGQIAAALAAGNAVLAKPAEQTPFVAAEAVRLFHKAGLDPDLLALLPGDGATVGAALVRHPRIAGVAFTGGTDTARAINRSLADRDGPILPFIAETGGLNGLFVDTTALREQVVDDVIQSAIGSAGQRCSALRVLFVPKDSADELVATLAGALDALQIGDPADPATDIGPVIDREALENLEAHAARLEREAKIVWRLDPGDTRGFYFGPVIAEVPSPDFLEREVFGPILHIYRYDPEDLAEVAGKLAARGYGLTLGVHSRIERFAEEVRALVPAGNVYVNRSIIGAVVGVQPFGGEGLSGTGPKAGGPHSLLRYATERALSVNITAQGGDPALLSL is encoded by the coding sequence GTGATCGCACTCGACTGGGATCGTATCGACGACCTCAAATATCAGGATGAAGCGGAAGCTTGCCGTGCCCTGCTCGCCCGCGCGCCTTTGTCGGCCGACGAACGGCGCATTGTCGAGCGCGAAGCCGCTACCCTCGTTCGCGCCGCGCGCGCCTCCGCCGACAAACAGGGCGTCGTCGAAAGCTTCCTGCAGCAATTCTCGCTTGGAACGCGCGAGGGGCTGGCATTGATGTGTCTCGCCGAAGCTTTGTTGCGCACGCCCGATGCCGAGACGCGCGACCGGCTGATCGCCGAAAAGATCGGATCGGCCGATTGGGCGAGTCATCTCGGCCAGTCCGAAAGCCTGTTCGTCAACGCCTCGACCTGGGGCCTGATGCTCACCGGCAAGCTGGTGGATGTCGATGAGGAGGCCAAGACTGATCTCGGCGGCTGGCTCAAGCGGCTGACGGCGCGCGTCGGCGAGCCGGTCATCCGCCAGGCCGTGGGTGCCGCGGTGCGGATGATGGGCGAGCAATTCGTGCTCGGCCGCAATATCGAGGCGGCGTTGGCACGCGCGAAACGCGAGAATTACCTCTGTTCATTCGACATGCTCGGCGAAGGCGCACGCACTGCGGGCGATGCTGAGCGTTATGAGAAAATCTACGCGCAAGCCATTCGCGCGGTCGGCAAGGCCCGGACCCCCGGCACCGCGCCCGAAGACGGTCACGGCGTCTCCGTCAAGCTGTCGGCTTTGTCGCCGCGCTACGAGGCGGTGCAGGAAGCGCGCGTGTGGGAGGAGCTCTACCCGCGCATCAAGCGGCTGGCGCTGATCGCCGCGCACCACGACATGAATTTCGCGATCGATGCCGAGGAAGCCGACCGTCTGGTCCTGTCGCTCAAGCTGGTCGATCGACTGGCGCGCGAGCCGGAGCTTGGCGGCTGGACGGGCCTCGGCGTCGTCGTCCAGGCCTATCAGAAGCGCGGACTTGCCGTGATCGAGGCGCTCAAGCAGCTTGCCGATGCAAGCGGGCGGCGGATCATGGTGCGGCTCGTCAAGGGAGCCTATTGGGACAGCGAGATCAAGAAGGCGCAGGTTGCCGGCCGTCCGGGCTATCCGGTATTCACCACCAAGTCTGCGACCGATCTGTCCTATCTGGTCTGCGCGGAAGCGCTGATCGCCGCCTCCCCGGCCCTCTACCCGCAATTCGCGACCCACAACGCCCATACGCTGGCGGCAGTGCGGTTGATGGCGGGCCGTGCCGGCGTGCGCATCGAACATCAGCGGCTGCATGGCATGGGCGAAGCGCTGTACCAGGCGGCGGGACAAGGCAATGCGGTGCTGCGAGCTTATGCTCCGGTCGGCGGCCATGAGGAATTGCTTCCCTATCTCGTGCGGCGCCTGCTCGAAAACGGCGCGAACACCAGCTTCGTCCACGCCTTGCTCAACGAGCGCGTTCCCGCCGAGGACGTCGTCCGCGACCCGATCGCCGCGGTTGCGGCGCGGCCGTTCGCGCACCCGCGCATCCCGTTGCCGGCGGACATTTACGGGCCGTCACGCAAGAATCCGCTTGGCCGCGATTATGCGATCGCCGCCACCCGCGACCGGGCGGCGCGCGCTACCCGTGCGATCGCCGCCGAAACCCTGACCGCTGGACCGATCGTCGGCGGACGCCTCCTCAAGGGCGCAGGCGCGAAAGCCATGACCAGCCCCGTGGACCGCGAACTTCTGATCGGCGGCATATCCGAGGCGACGCCTGTCGAAATCGACACTGCCGCGGATCGCGCCGGCGAAGCGCAGCCCGCGTGGGACGCGCTTGGCGGTGCCGGCCGGGCGCGGGTGCTGCGCGCCATGGGCGACGCGCTGGAAGCCGATATGGACCGGTTGGTCACCCTGCTCGCGCGTGAGGGCGGCAAGACGCTCAACGACGGCGTTGCCGAAGTGCGCGAGGCGGTCGATTTCTGCCGTTATTATGCGAGCCTTGCCGAAAAGCAGTTCGTCGGCCTGGAGACGTTGCCGGGCCCCGTCGGCGAGACCAACCAACTCGAGCTGCGCGGGCGCGGCACTTTCGTCTGCATCTCGCCGTGGAATTTCCCGCTGGCGATCTTCACCGGCCAGATCGCGGCCGCGCTCGCTGCCGGCAATGCCGTGCTCGCCAAGCCGGCTGAGCAAACCCCGTTTGTCGCGGCCGAAGCGGTGCGGCTGTTCCACAAGGCCGGGCTCGACCCCGATCTGCTCGCCTTGCTGCCCGGCGACGGCGCCACGGTCGGCGCGGCGCTGGTGCGCCATCCGCGCATCGCCGGCGTCGCTTTCACCGGGGGCACCGATACCGCGCGTGCGATCAATCGTAGCCTGGCCGATCGCGACGGACCGATCCTGCCCTTCATCGCTGAGACCGGCGGCCTTAACGGTCTGTTCGTCGACACCACCGCCTTGCGCGAACAAGTGGTCGACGACGTCATCCAGTCGGCGATCGGATCCGCTGGCCAGCGCTGTTCCGCACTACGCGTGCTGTTCGTCCCCAAGGATTCCGCCGATGAATTAGTCGCGACGCTCGCCGGCGCGCTCGATGCATTGCAGATCGGCGACCCGGCCGATCCCGCAACCGACATCGGCCCGGTGATCGATCGCGAGGCGCTGGAAAACCTGGAGGCGCACGCTGCCCGGCTCGAACGCGAGGCCAAGATCGTCTGGCGGCTGGATCCGGGCGACACGCGCGGCTTCTATTTCGGCCCCGTGATTGCCGAAGTGCCGAGTCCGGACTTCCTCGAACGCGAAGTGTTCGGGCCGATCCTGCACATCTACCGCTACGATCCCGAGGATCTCGCTGAAGTGGCGGGCAAGCTCGCCGCGCGCGGCTATGGCCTGACGCTGGGAGTGCACAGCCGCATCGAGCGCTTCGCAGAGGAAGTGCGCGCGCTCGTCCCGGCCGGCAACGTCTACGTCAACCGTTCGATCATCGGTGCGGTCGTCGGCGTCCAGCCGTTCGGTGGAGAAGGCCTGTCCGGCACCGGCCCCAAGGCGGGCGGACCCCATTCGCTGCTGCGCTATGCCACCGAACGGGCCTTGTCGGTCAATATCACCGCCCAAGGCGGTGACCCTGCGTTGCTCAGCCTGTAG
- a CDS encoding efflux RND transporter periplasmic adaptor subunit translates to MNDNPDAPVDPVERSPNSRRNALLVVLALVVIAALAWALTRGGSEEGQGGPGGGGRGRGRTAATVGVAKVVAADVPQSLTAIGTVVPIVAATVRPQLSGNIFTINFVEGQVVAKGQLLAQIDPRPYRLALAQAQANMTRDESQLNLARVDLRRYQTLLAQDSIARQQVETQAATVRQQEGTVAADRAAVGTARLNLQYTSITAPVSGRVGLRQADIGNYVTPGDANGIAVITQTNPIDVSFAVPQGNLPGILARRGTGAALPVTATDQSGATTLAHGTFLAFDNQIDATTGTVTGKARFPNPQGVLFPNQFVNISLLVDTLRGAATLPVTAVRHGAQGDFVFVLQPDKTVKMQIVKQGPANGSRVAILSGVKVGQTVITEGADNLEDGSKVMLPGERPQRQPRKKAGMFARLFGGGSADGDGAGAGNAAGGGNSAGGGQRRHRQGGGASQ, encoded by the coding sequence ATGAACGATAACCCAGACGCGCCGGTCGATCCGGTCGAGCGCTCGCCGAATTCGCGCCGTAACGCTCTGCTGGTCGTGCTGGCGTTGGTCGTCATCGCCGCGCTTGCCTGGGCGCTGACGCGGGGTGGATCCGAAGAGGGACAGGGCGGCCCGGGGGGCGGAGGACGCGGGCGCGGCCGGACTGCTGCCACCGTCGGAGTTGCCAAGGTGGTCGCCGCCGACGTTCCGCAATCGCTGACAGCGATAGGCACGGTGGTTCCAATCGTGGCGGCAACGGTGCGGCCGCAACTTTCGGGCAATATTTTCACGATCAACTTCGTCGAGGGGCAGGTGGTGGCGAAGGGGCAATTGCTCGCGCAGATCGATCCCCGGCCATACCGGCTGGCGCTCGCCCAGGCGCAGGCCAATATGACCCGCGACGAATCGCAGCTCAATCTCGCGCGCGTCGATCTGCGCCGCTACCAGACTTTGCTCGCGCAGGATTCGATCGCGCGCCAGCAGGTCGAGACGCAGGCGGCGACCGTCCGGCAGCAGGAGGGAACCGTCGCTGCAGATCGCGCTGCGGTCGGCACCGCACGGCTGAACCTTCAATATACCTCGATCACTGCGCCAGTCTCAGGCCGCGTCGGCCTGCGCCAGGCGGACATCGGCAACTATGTTACTCCGGGCGACGCTAACGGCATCGCGGTCATTACCCAGACCAACCCGATCGATGTGAGCTTCGCGGTGCCGCAGGGCAATTTGCCCGGCATCCTCGCCCGTCGCGGCACCGGGGCGGCGCTGCCAGTGACGGCGACCGATCAGAGCGGCGCTACTACGCTCGCGCACGGCACATTCCTGGCGTTCGACAATCAGATCGACGCGACCACCGGCACGGTGACCGGCAAGGCGCGCTTCCCCAATCCGCAGGGCGTGCTGTTCCCCAATCAGTTCGTTAATATAAGCTTGCTTGTCGACACGTTGCGCGGCGCGGCCACGTTGCCGGTCACCGCGGTACGTCACGGCGCGCAGGGCGATTTCGTATTCGTGCTGCAGCCGGACAAGACGGTGAAGATGCAGATCGTGAAGCAGGGCCCGGCGAACGGATCGCGCGTCGCGATCCTGTCGGGCGTCAAGGTCGGCCAGACTGTGATAACCGAAGGCGCCGACAATCTCGAGGATGGATCCAAGGTGATGCTGCCCGGTGAGCGGCCGCAACGTCAACCGCGCAAAAAAGCCGGCATGTTCGCGCGGCTGTTTGGCGGCGGCAGCGCCGACGGTGACGGCGCAGGTGCTGGGAATGCGGCGGGTGGTGGCAACAGTGCAGGCGGCGGGCAGCGTCGCCATCGGCAAGGTGGCGGCGCAAGCCAGTGA